The Macadamia integrifolia cultivar HAES 741 chromosome 4, SCU_Mint_v3, whole genome shotgun sequence genome contains the following window.
ATTCCCTCctcaatgaagaagaagaagaagaagatattaaaaaaatgggTAAGAGAACACTACCAACAAACGTAGGTACACGCCAGCACATGGGCGAATTGTTGGGTGTGCGAGAGAATCTTTAACACCCTACAAGGCGGGGGCAATTGGTTCTTTTCACACCTGTTGTGTCTAGGTGTTTCCAATGTCATTAGGCTAGCGATCTTTCtccctaaatatatatatatatatatgaaaaaaaaaaaaaaaaatgactcacTCTATTCATTAGGTTTTGAAAAAGGTCGAGtgagttgaaaaatgaaaacgTAGTTCCAAAACTATGGGTTTACCCTTATTATAGacaccacattttgtcatccCTAAGAGGGTTTTGCGATGATGAATTGGGAACCCCTAGAGATGCGGATGGTCCATGCATTTGTGGTCTAGATCTTCTCACATGTAGGCAATATATTTTTGCTTCCATGCTAGGGTAGCTTAGaatggaaatatatatatatatatatatatataatggttaATGGCTTTGACATGCCTACAATTGACTAGACTACCCAATAGACCATAAATCATTCTCAAATTGAGTAAGAAACCCAACTGGCTCAAAACCCCTGAGACAACTCGAGCTAGAGTTGTACTGACTTAGTCCAACGTCAGGTGCTCTCTGGCCGACACCATTTGAGGAATTGGATCTGATCGATCGGAGTCGACCGGATCAGATTGGTATCGGCCTTGACTGATCCTAATAGTCCACACCATATCGGTGAATCGGTATGgacaagggtaaaatggtcaaaaaatgaCTATAAATGTAAAACCAAGTGTATTTTTATCCGATCTAGATCAATATCGACCTTGACCAATCCCATTCCCGATACCGAGTTCTCAAACCATGCTCACACTTCACAGTCTGATACGACCTTTTGGGTGACCACTGAAAGCCACGACCAGGAAACCAAAATAAAGCGAGTGCATAGGCTTTTCTTCATGGGCTCAATCACGCTAAGCAAGCTGGATGGAGTATTGATGAAGTTTGGAGCTATGACGTCGCTTTGGGAACTCTAATCCAATCACCAACCCTTAGTTTATGGCCTATAAGTACTTTTCACTTATTactacatgtatataattacaGGACCCCGGTGTACTTTAAGTTTAGACCAGTCGATGAGAGACTAATGTTTGTCAAACAATGGCGACTGCCACCTCCAACAATCGTCTCCCTCTAGGTCATATGTTTTGCTATGTCTAATTACTCTGcttaaattaattttaattctcttttaaattagaaaaaaaaattgagagggTATTTTAAAACCTAAAAACAGTAATACAACGTGAAGTAGTAGACTAGTAGGGGTAAGTGGTGCAGGAATGCACGTTAGAGCATTAATGGTAGTCAGAACATGACTCGTTGTTGACCAGGCTCGAATTGTTCAACTCGCCAAGTTTTGAGAAAGGCGACTCAATTCATAAAATTAGGTTTTCAAACAATGGTTGCAATTCCTAACCTTCCCCACCACTAATAATCGAATTCCCCATACTTCCACCATTCACATTCAATTTAACACAATTAAAGGGAGGGCACCAGTAAATAGGAACCGAAACATTAAACCCGGCACATAGGAGGATTTACCTTCAATACTTGCAAAATAAGGTCATTTCTCAAAGAGAGCGATTCAGAGAATTTAGTGAGATAATTGATCTCATGAATCAAATCTTTAATCTTCTCAATTATGGTAGTTGTGGCATGGGAGCCCCATGTCTTCTGCAATTCATTTTCTACGACAACTCTCAAACAATAAATGTTGGCAATAGGTCACAAATACCCTTGATACCAGCATGGGATTGTCAATAAAGAATTCTGGTACCAAACCCTTGAGTTGGAATGACATTTATGTCAATtgttcttccaaaaaataaTCCCAAAACTTAGAAGTGGTTGTTCCTACCAATAAAGTGTGTGTTTCCATTTCTCTACAAGGATCTCTGCAACAAGAGTATTTAGAGGCCAATGGAATACCAATTTTCATCAAAGCATCATTGGTTGGAATCTTCTCATTTAagatttttcatgaagaaaaaaaaaaaaaacttttggagGGACTGACTTGCTCCATAAACAtttaaagaaaagaatatgaGGGGAGTGAAATTGGATCTCATTCCACGTTAATTTGGTAGAAAAAAAGCCATCACCCATCAGGATCCAAACCAAACTATCAACTTTGCTTGATAAAATAATGCTGGAGTTGAGAATACTATCCTAAATCTCTACAAAGTCAATAACATTCAATGTCCTAATCCCAACTACCATCACTGCTAAGGACATCTCTTACTTAAGTCTACATGTTCACATTAAAGGCACCACCAGCATAGTCGATTAAGACACACATACCTAACTAGttatcaagccaaaattcacctCGAGAGAGCCCACATCTCGTTAAATAACATCAGAATATTTTGGCCCTATATCAATTAAATAACTAAAATTTGAATTCTTTACATGAGCAATCACACAGTAATAAACTAACCAAGTCAATAGCCTAGCAAATAGGAATCTCAAAAATTTGAGTAACTCAGATCTCACCAAGATCATGCTCAGTGAAGAAAAATACCCTTCAACCACAGCTCGGTCCCAGCACCCATGAAgttgggaaagaagaaattcagaTGACCCTCGAAGTTATCATGGTGAGATTATAAGAGGCTGCTGTCCATGAATCCAACTGGTTTTGGGTCCTTCCCACCACTCTACATCTCTCACAAAAGGCAGGGAGGTTGCTTTTGAGCTTGGAGTGAAGATCATGACTCACCCCAACAATACTAGAAGAAAGAAACTCAGACcacaattttttctcttctttccttgtcTTCCAAGTTAAACTGGGCATGTAATATTAATCTTTTTTCGTGGATCATTTTTGTAAGATTGAAATTACAGATATTTTTacaaattttgtaattttatccCTAACTCGTGTCAATATCATAGATAAAGATTTTACATCCACACTAAGATACGTTTTATTGAAAtcttaaataataatttaaaaaaaaagacgtACTCAATACATGAGACTCCCGGCCGCCTCTACCAGGTTTgaagagggtcataatgtagatGAAACTATTAGGAATTAGACATAGCTATAGCTAGGGTCAAATTTTCTCAAGGAAAAACAGGTGTGGGGGAAGCGAAAGTAAAACAATGGCTaatgtcaatttttttctcaaagaaaaaggaaggagagagggagTAGGGAATTAAAATAATGGCCTTACCTTGACCTACATGGGGACAAAGAAAAGGGTTGAAAGGCGAACAAACGGATCTAACCTCATTTGTATGGAAAAGGTTTAGTTGAACTGAGTGACTCTAGGAAATACTCCCAAGTCTTAGGCACACGCAAAGCCTTGACTTTCATGACTCAAGCAGATTTAATTGACCAAGTCcaaaattttgataattaaATTTTACCAATGGCGTGGGAGGAAAGATCCAAAGTTGTTGGAAGAAGCTCCAAGCCatacattttttgttttttcccacTAAAAGATGTaagggaggaagaaaaaagaaatacaaaaaagacTAGTCTGGGCAAACCAGATCAAAACCACAGAAAGAGAGCCCCCACGTCTACCTTTGGCATTGTCATTAGCAAAGACCTAAGGCCGTATTCAAGAAGATGGATACCTAGTTCAGCAATAGGATTGACCTTTCTATAACAGTGCGATAAAGAACAGTTGAAGGAATGTCCACACTTATAATGCAAACCAAGGAATGTAATTCACATTAATTGACGAAACCATAGAAATATGTTAAGAAGGTTAGCTATTTGCTATTTGAAGGTCATATTTCTCATAGTTGTAAATCAACCTTAAGTGGGAAAGAACCACGTTGATGCAGAAGCCATGTTACTCGACAAAAAACTCCCCAATGACGAATCTCTTCACCACAAAGGTCCAAAATATCTTTTCTATTATTCCAAAAGTCCCATCCAACCATTAAagtgggtgaaagaaaactcagtACAAACATAATTAAGAACCTGATAGGTTTGATTCAAGAATTTGACAAAATAATCATTGACTTCGAAATTTAAAGTCTATTTCTGAGATAGCTTTTAACACGTGCTAAAAACAATTACAATGGCTAACAACCATATAGGTTCCGTCTGAAATTTAGTTTTGTAGAAAGCTTTACTTTCCTAGTACAGGGTGTGAAAAGAGAACAAATTGATATGACTTAGAGATCAATTTTGATATTTCAACCACAAGATTTGGTTCCTAGGTGGGTCCCTTTCAACTACTATTTAAGGAAAGCTCAGATAAGAAGCTAGATATCATTTGCAGCAGGGAAATCCTGTAACTAagccaaaaacaaaatcaaattgtTCCATGGCTTCCTTCTTTGCATTTGTTTTGGAAGTAGTTGTTGTATGGGTTTCTTTCATCCCTGCAACTATAGGAGTGGCATCTGAATCATCATCATATGCAGCCAAGGCTCTGCTCAATTGGAAAGCCAGTGGCACGAACTTTCCCAGTTCCTGGAATGCAACTGATACAAGTCCATGTAAGTGGGAGGGCATGACTTGCAATGCAGCTGGAAGAGTAACAGAGATAAAGCTACCTTCTTACTCCATACATGCTGAGCTCCACAAAttgaatttctcttctttccaagATCTAGTCTATCTCGATCTTGGTACAAATGAATTGTCAGGAACCATCCCAGACACCATTGGTATGCTTTCCAAACTCACCCATCTTGATCTGTCTTCGAACAGTCTTTCGGGAAATTTGCCTTCTTCACTAGCTAATCTTACCAGATTGTTTATGTTGGATGTTTCCAAAAATGAACTAAGTGGTGAAATTGATGAATATCTATTCACCAACTGGACTAACCTCTCTACCATTAATCTTCATAAAAATTCATTTCAAGGAGAAATCCCTGTTACCATAGGTAAGTTGAGCAACCTCAACATTCTCTGCTTCTCTATCAATAGTATCAATGGCTCAATACCTCAAGAGGTAGGAAACCTCGAAAATCTCAACCAGTTGGACCTGTTAAGTAACATGATTTCAGGTTCAATACCTACACAGATTGGAAATTTGAGAAATCTTAATAGGTTGGAGCTAGGAAGTAACAGGCTTTCAGGTTCAATACCTAAACAGATGGGGAATTTGAGAAATGTAAGTAAGCTGGACCTAAGCCATAACAATCTTTCTGGTTCTGCACCAGATGAAATGGGGGACATAGACAAACTGAACCAGCTAGACCTAAGCAACAACATGCTAAATGGTTCAATACCTGCCGCATTGGGAAATCTTCGGAATCTCCACACATTGGATATGAGTAAGAATATGTTAACTGGTTCAATCCCTAGAGAAATTGCAGATTTAGATCAGCTGGTGTTACTAAATCTCAGCCACAACAAGCTACAAGGTTCAATACCTGCAAAGTTGGGGAAAGTTAATATTTCTTACATGGCTTTGGACTTATCTTACAATGATTTGGAGAGTCCTGCTCCAGACAGCAGTGTTTTGTGTAGTAATTGTGATCTCCCATCTGAGAGTAGAGATAAAAGCTTTAAAATCAAGATCACaataattatctctctttctAGCATCATATTTGTTGCACTTGTACTTGTTGCTATACGGTTCCTCTTGAGGAAAAAGTTAAGAAAAATCCAAAGcgaaacaagagaagaaaaaaatggagataTATTTTCCATATGGAACTATGATGGGATGATTGCATATAGTGACATTATGGAAGCGACAAAAGAATTCGACATCAAATATTGCATTGGCACAGGAGGTTATGGGAGTGTTTACATAGCAAAACTACCTACAGGGAAAGTGGTAGCTGTGAAAAAGCTTCATCGTCGAGAAGCTGAAGAGAAAGCCAATGAGAAGAGCTTCGCAAATGAGATACATGTATTAACAAGAATTCGGCATCGGAATATTGTGAAACTTTATGGGTTTTGCTCCCATTCAAGCTGCAAATTTCTGGTTTATGAATACATAGAAAGGGGAAGCTTAAGTTATGTTCTTGGAAATGAAGCAGAAGCTGTCGAACTGGATTGGGCGAAACGTTTAAATGTCATCAAAGGGGTTGCACAAGCTTTGTCTTACATGCATCATGATTGCGCGCCACAATTAATTCATCGGGACATATCGAGTAATAATGTTTTGTTGGATGGAGATCTCAAGCCGTATGTCTCTGACTTTGGAATAGCTAAATTTCTAAATCCTGATTCATCCAATCGCACTATAATTGCAGGCACATATGGATATATTGCTCCAGGTATGTCACAACAAATTCATCCTTCTAATTCCATGCtcataattataaaaatattgaGAATGATTTTGAACCATTCGATCatttttatgcaaaaaaattcaagaattcACACCATATAAAAGACTTGAGATCAATATACAGTCATACATCTTAGGTGACTCAAAAGCCATCCTTGATAGGCACACATATACTAATCtatcttttctaattttttttcttccctttttcgtgttttccattttttattatttattatgtcACGAGTCGATCAGTGACATGCCAACTCCCAAGCTTATCGGATCTAGTTTCAAAACACTGTTTTATATGGTTTATATACTCATGAATTAGGATTTATATGGTTTATATACTCATGAATTAAGTTTTATGAGACTTTTGTATATCTTctccttttcccctttcttGGTTAACCATATTATTGTCTTCATTGTTTGAATAGAACTATTACCCCCTTAACATCCTTGCTGAGAATACATACTTAAGAAGTGTACTTAGTGGATTAGTCTAAACAAAATTAGGGTTAAGAGGACAACTCACCACGGAACAACCAGAAAGAAGATGTGATCCAATTAGAAATGATTTCTCTAGTTTTAAAGAAAGATTTCAAAAGGAAAAACCTTGTAACAGTACAAGTCATAAGGAACAAACATGGCTATCAAAAAGCTGAAAACATCCAAACAAGATTACCAACAAATTACTATCTCTTGTTGAATATCTTGGTTTGGTAAATAACCCCCTGGCTGATTGTTGTTTGCTCTGTGATCTCTTTTTAATCAAAGCAttctctttaaaaatttttatccCTGTTGTTGTCATATATAATGTATATTTCTGGAATCCGAAAGCTTTAAGTCtgaatattctcataagatTATATGACGAAGCTGAATTTGTTCttttgttccccccccccccctccagaGCTTGCTTATACAATGGTTGTGACAGAAAAATGTGATGTTTATAGCTTTGGGGTACTAGCACTGGGGACAATTATGGGAAGGCATCCGGGTGAATTCATCTCTTCATTACCATTGcagaataaaaaagatatagTACTAGAGGATGTGTTGGACCAACGTCTCCCACCACCATCACAATTTGTAGCACAAGATCTGATATTCTCAATGATGCTTGCAATTGAATGCTTGAACACTGATCCAAGATCTCGTCCAACTATGCAGTACATCTCTCAAGAACTAGGATGTCCTACGAACCCTCATTACAACTCTTCTCCAAAATTTCATTGTGGCAAGGAAATCTCGGAATAAAGGTCTCCCACCACCATGATCTGATTTTCGTGGGGGCAAGGAAATCTCGGAATAAAACAAATTCCATAAAGTTTCATTGAAGTGGATCTTCATCTTAGCAAGTGGATCTTCAATTGCTAAGATGTTTTCCTATTGTATCTAAAGTATCATTAGTTTCTTCCTCtaattgattttttcttttttctttttttgggtgtgttCATAGTACTAATCTTTATAAGTACTCTGTTGcctgaattttaaaaataaataaataaaataaaaataaaaggcaagGAAATCTTAGAATAAAACAAATTCCATAAAGTTTCATTGCAGTGGATCTTCCATTGCTAAGATGTTTTCCTATCGTATCTAAAGTATCGTTGGTTTCTTCctctaattgatttttttttttggggggtgtgtTCATAGTTCTAATCTTTATAAGTACCTGTTGcctgaatttaaaaaataaaataaaaatagggcAAACGAACGCTACCCGCTTCTGAAGCCACTGCACCAATGcacagaccaatgggaggccatcTGGAGGCATCTTCAGCGCATGGGGCGGGGGCAGCGCAGTCTTCTAGCAAGCAGTGGGTGAACAATAATTCTATTTATTAGGGCAAATAACCTGAATATTTTGTACAGGTATTGTATTTTCAACTGTTCAAACATATCTGGAACCTAGCATACAATAATTCTTCCCTTTTTGTTAGGGCAAATAATGAGGCAGCTAGAATCGAACCCAACAACGTGTGCATTTAGCCATACAGTCTCCTTTACAATCCACATTATAACCCAAAACCTTGGGATTGCGGAGAAGAAGGCTCCGAAGAGATTTTCCTTTAATTCCCCATTCCTTCTCCAGAACATTGACATTGGTCATTAACTCTTCCTCAAGACTGCATCCAAGAACTTCAGGGAATTTCTTGAGTAACTTTCCAAGATCATCATCTGAAAGACCTAAATTCCTCAGATAATCCAATATATCATTCACAGTTTCAAATTTTGGGACTTCCTTTGCTCTAGCCTCACCCCAATAAGGTGAATGGATTTGACCAAATGCTTTTTCTAACATCTTGTCTTCCTCCTCATCACTAAAGTTGAATGCAGACAGTGCTTGCCTACAAGCTTCCcacatcttcttctcttcatcaCCCAGAACTATAGTTTGGGTTTGAGCAGTTGAATGTATCACCCATTTCTGAGACGTGCTAACAGAGATACAACCTCTTCCTCTGATTGCATCAGTTCGTATATTAGGAGTGGGACCATCCAACGACGACAATTTGAGCACTGAAAATCTTGGTGCAGATGTGGCAGTATGTGACTGGAAGAAGGAAATAAggcaaaagaaataagaaaaagaaggtaTCTGTGCACCAGTGAGGAGAATAAAACTTTTATCTCCACAAAATCATGCATGTATTTATATAGAGACTGGCACTTACTATACAGGAACATAAAGGTCTCTATAGAACCAACAACAGGGTATGCCTATCGCTCTCAGAAAAGATGATCAATAATTTCCATTAGCTATATGTACCAGACATCAACCACCCAAACCAAGTCTAGTTATGAGACACACCAAtccctaaggctatgtttggtagccaagagaagaaaagaaaagaaaaaaaaatctagaaaagaacagaaaagagaagaaatggtgagaaaataaaaagagtatgtatgtttggttaccaagataagaaaagaaaagaaaagaaaaaaattcaaaaaattttgaattttaagagagagatagacacataggaaatcattgtgtaatcattcattttttgtctaattatcttttcatattttctcatgttttcttgtgtttttg
Protein-coding sequences here:
- the LOC122076973 gene encoding uncharacterized protein LOC122076973 isoform X4, giving the protein MVGKSLASPVLTFQPAINSSFSTMGDHNYYTKHCCLEQDSPNHCKISPKPWIEPVNIFLLISNVWRFRRFPNAAGPTG
- the LOC122076973 gene encoding uncharacterized protein LOC122076973 isoform X2, producing MVGKSLASPVLTFQPAINSSFSTMGDHNYYTKHCCLEQDSPNHCKISPKPWIEPVNIFLLISNVWRFRRFPNAAGIEPFSMLLLRSSWFSLSMSPISSGAEPERLLWLRSSLLTFLKFPICLGPTG
- the LOC122076973 gene encoding uncharacterized protein LOC122076973 isoform X3 encodes the protein MVGKSLASPVLTFQPAINSSFSTMGDHNYYTKHCCLEQDSPNHCKISPKPWIEPVNIFLLISNVWRFRRFPNAAGIEPEIMLLNRSNWLRFSRFPTS
- the LOC122076973 gene encoding uncharacterized protein LOC122076973 isoform X1 → MVGKSLASPVLTFQPAINSSFSTSHTATSAPRFSVLKLSSLDGPTPNIRTDAIRGRGCISVSTSQKWVIHSTAQTQTIVLGDEEKKMWEACRQALSAFNFSDEEEDKMLEKAFGQIHSPYWGEARAKEVPKFETVNDILDYLRNLGLSDDDLGKLLKKFPEVLGCSLEEELMTNVNVLEKEWGIKGKSLRSLLLRNPKVLGYNVDCKGDCMAKCTRCWVRF